The DNA sequence CATCAACGATCTGGTATTAAAGGTCTACGACTGGGACAAGGGTGGTTCGATGGGAACATTTGGGTTTACATCATTTTCCTCAGCAACAAACAAGACGGTGGAGTGTCTGGCTCAGGACGTTGATCTAGCAAActtgggggaggatgggtcgTGGTCAAAGTGCAGTGATCCTGGGGTAGAGTTTCGGTTTGATTTCGAGGAGATGAGCTTGAGTTTGAAGGAAACGTGGACGTGTGAAGGGTCTCCGGGGTGagtaccttacctacctatgcCGTACCATCAGGCGTTGAGAACTTGACTGATATTTGCGTAGAGTTACCTTCAGTGCCAACGCGACAGGACTTATGATGTTGCATGGTTGTCTGGATAGTGATACAGATAAGGGTGTTGAGTCTGATTGTTATGTCATGGAGTTTGACATGGCGAGTGATGTTACCACTTCAGCGGTGATATAGTTGATTATTGCAATGTCTTTCTCAGGCTGAGCGATGATCATATTCATGAGAAGGCGTCTCGATCAAATTTTCATTGTAATTAAGTTCATTGTGTATCTATCGCAAACATGAACCGAGAAAAGCATAAACATTAGCCATTACATAATAATGAACCTGCACTCCTTCAAACAGCTCGAAACCCATCACCAGCTATCCCTGTATTCGGGTAAGGTCGCTGAGGGGACACGGGCGACTGAGTCTGGAAAGAAGTCTGCATCGGACTAATGACAACAGTCCCAGACCCCATTGATGCGAGCACTGCGTTTGGATTACCCAACACCGGCCCAGAAGAAGCAGCCGTAgtcccaccaaccaccgaggaaggaggacCAGAATAAACCGGCAGAGGCGTATCGTCCTCCACCTGCCGACCTCCTgtcccagctcctccattACCGCCGCCAGTATCTCCACGTCTTTGCATCTCGATGTTCTCCCCATGACGCCTCGGCTTTCGTTCCCCCAGCCAATCCACCGGGTACCGTTGCCTGAATCCGAAATGAAACCACAATTTGATCTTCATTTTAAGCGGCATCGCCTTCCACTGCTCCCTCAGCTCAGACTGGTCCTCCGGCTTCCTTGCATCCTCTACGATTGTAAACCCAATAGTAAAAATGAAGATTAATATCCAGCAAACCGTTCCCAACCGGAGGGCCGTCCTGCCCATCATCAGCCGCCCGAACCAAAAGAAGTTTTCGACAAATCCAAGAAGAAAGACGGACGGGATGACAGTTGCGATGATGACCTTCCACGGCTCGACCTTGCTGCACTTCCCGGCGTAAGTATAAGGGCAGCGTTCCTCTTGAGTCAGCGGTCGCGGCCCGCCAGGGCGATGGCACTTCTGGACGTAAGTTGTGTTGAGGCTGCTGACAACCGAGTCATAGTATGTGCGTGCATGAGGGCCACCGTGGCGGGTTGGGGGTAGATTAGTCGGCTTGACGTGGATCTCCCTGACCAGTGATGGGTTGTATCCCTTTGTCGAATGCGTCTGGACTGGGAGGACGGTGGCTTTGGGGAGCATGTACTCGGTGAGGAATTCGGACGGGAACCAGCCGGCCCAGGGTTGGAGGCTGGTGGATGTGGTAAACTCGAAGGGGGTTGGGCAGCTGGCTGGGGCGGTGAGGATGTGGTCAACGATCCAAAGGTCGGTCGTGAATTGGGACCGGattgatggcgatggcaacTTGTACCAGTCTTCTAGCTCTGACCGGGGGATGGCGTCAGCGGGCAGAATGATGGTGGACATCACAATGCCCCAATAAATattggttgttgctgttgagaaCGCGGGTATGACACCGGTGGGGATGTTGGTATGTTTCACTGTAAAGGGGCGTGGAACGTAGGTCTCGCATGATCTTGTCCCAGTTAAAACCTCCGGATTGCAGCCGTACGGCAAGTAGGATGTTGCATAGGCCTGTAACTCTGTGCCAGTCCACCCAGTCCACTCGCTGGCCAGCGCTCGCTGAAACCCAGTGGCCATTATGGCCAGTGAGGCCAATGTGCCCGTTCCTTCCATGATAAAGATGCAAGGAAtggaaagagagaagagatcATTACGAAGACAGCAAGGGATTCCGATGCTTTTGAGGCCCATGCATAATCAAAAGAGATGAGGCCTTGGCAACAGGGAACTAACGTCGGAACAGATGATTTTTCCCCGTAGTCCATCCAACCATAGGGCAGAATTTGGAGTGCCAAGGTGATGCCAAACCAGCCAAGCTCAATAGCCACATGATAGGGCTGATTCGGtcgcaaaaccaccccccccatcaAGCAAACATCGACCCAAAAgccatgtgtgtgtgtgtgtgtgtatcaTCAGTCTCACTATCGTCGTAAGTGAGGGCTTCGGATTGATGTGTGCTCCTTGCTCAGAGGTGAGGTCAAGGTGCCCCAAAGCATTCGAAGCAAGGTCCACCCGATTACCAAATGTTGTTGTAATAAAGACTTAACACTAAGATATGCTGAAATTTCCTGGGATAGATCCGATGGCCTTACTCGGAGTAAGCTGCTCCCTAGCTGTTATTCTCCCGAGTTAGGCAGCTGGTTGCATCGGACTTAATGTCGTGTCGAAGATTGCTTGTTTTGTGACGGTAGCGGCTATCATGATTGGTCAATGGTTGTGCAACTATCCTGAAGCCTCCGGACTATGTGACGGGCTTGGAGAGGCGTAATAGAGTTTAAGAGGAACCGTCCCTTATTATCCGGAGTCCGCTTAGAGCTCGGGCCAATCTGGGCTGCTTTATTATAAGTGTTTCCTGCAGTTCGCTTGGCCGTTAATTTCTTCTTTAACCTACCCAATATTACTATCATCACCTTAGACATTATGGCACAACCAAGCCCGACAGGACTACCGAATGAGCTTCTCCTGCGCATCTGTCAACTCCCCTCCGACTCGCACTTTCCTAGTCTGAAAGCGCTTGCATAAGCCAACAAATATTCTTTCTCCGTTGCTGTCGCGGCCCTTATCGATACCATTACCTTCTATATTGATAAACCCGCTCCATTGGCTTAAGATATTGAGAGCTATAAACGAGTACTCTAGATACGGAACCATGATTTGTTCGCCGCCTCATTATCGTCGGTCGTATGAGACAGTTAGATACCGAGACCAATCCGTTTCAGGCTGGATATGTAAACCGATCCTAGCATCTATTACTGCCCTCGACCACAGACTTCGACACAACTCGCGCGAATCTGTATGGCTTCCTTTCCGGGTTCACGAACCGACACGGCGCGATCCCTCTGACTCTAACACTTGAACCCCGGTTTCTTCGTCAGATGGATACGCCAGCCAGGCAGGCCTATGAGGGTGATCGGCATTAGCAACCACTGGCAGCCCTCATCTCCCAGCTTCCGTGCCTACAAGATGTTGTCTCTCGATGCCCGTCACAGTTCCCACCTTGCTTGCTCATGGAATTGCACGCCAAGCAAATAAAAGCTCGTTTGCATCTTCAAATGTTCAGACTGTGCAGCGCCTTCGACAACTCGCCAACGATTGATCCTCACGAGTGGAACGTCATCACTTCTCCATGTCTCTACAGTGTCTGGGTTCGGTACTACAACATGTCATATGATGATGAAAACAACCCTAGACTCTGCTCTCTCCAGCTGCGTGTTCTCGAGCGGGATGCTCAAGCAGCCGCTGGCCTCAGCCGGCCTATAAGAAGTCCATACAATCTACGACTACACTGCCGAACTGGCTTCCTTCGGCAATCCTGACAAGCATCCAGACGAACATCATGCATGTCGCAACGCGTCTCGCAACCCAGTCAACCGGTTGCGTCAAAAAAAATCCCAAGAGGCCACGGGGGTCACCCTTTTCTGAAAGGCCGACTGACACATCTAAACCTCAGCCACAGTGCGCACGCGTGCGAAACACGAGATCATGTTCATGCCGGGGATTGGACAACCCCCCTTGGGCAACTTGAGACTAGGGACGAGCCGTGGAATGCTTTGACAGATTTCGCTCTGCTGCAGAGCTTGACTCTGGATCATGCAGTTTCTGCAAAACAGCTTATCGCGCTAACAATGACGTCCTTCCTCCTACTTCAGCAGCCTTTCGTTAGCCTGCAAATTGCCACGGCGCGACGGACCGTGTGCCCTTCACACCAGTGGAGGCCGACTACTACCAAGAGGTCGCTCGGTTCCTGGACAGCATACCCTCTCTAAGGGCGCtctgtcacacggcaaaagccaaccactcgcaaccaccaccaacaacactgtcgataccaccgcaaggaggggtaactacacgttgtgaaccagtcgtcaaagtgaggcagacaatcagaaggcatgacggttatcaaaggaagcccactggctctgtaagatatcggaggacttggcagcggcctgatgccaacaagggcacgggccaggCAAGTGAGGATAAAATACGCGTgcaggatcatcaagactgtatttccttcttcttcttttcggtatcacagaccttcgaggccattgaagattataagcctgaattgaaccatgaagttccaagccctgatattacagcccttgtcacacgCTCCAAATCACTGGATGGAATCATTCCGTCCTTGGATTCTGCTTCGATTGTCCCAGATTGCAGAGCCTCTCGCTGCTTCCCTTACGAAAATGGGAAGGCCAAAGCCCCGTCGGTTACATGCAGAACCACGTTACTATTCAGGGTCTAGCTGCGCTCACCAGGTCTTTTCCAGCGCTGACTGATCTCGCCGTTTCAATTGCGAGGTCAAGAGGAGATGCTGCAGAGATTGCCTGTTACAAGTTAATTGGTGACAATCGTCCCCAACTGCACCGCCTGACGCTGATGCTAGATTGCTCACCTCTAAGGCTCATTCAGTTAAGCGGCTAGCATGACAACCAAGCTATACCTCTGGTGAAGCCGTACCCATTAACACCCGTGTTTCGCATTCCCCCCTCTGTAGTCTCCCTCCAGTCCAAGACAGAGATGAGACCGCTGATGATTATTGGCGTGTACAGGATTACCGCAACGGACACGTCTACGACATTTTTATAAATAGTGCCCTTAACGCCTTCATGGCTCGAGACATCTTTTCCGCGGTGGGGGGTAACGTGGATACCCTACTTGTACAATCTTACGGAGACGAGAATCTGTCACGAAAAGGACTACCGTCACGTTGCGGCATGTGGTTTAACGGGCGCTCAAGGGGTCCTGCCGGGCACCTACTCAAACCATTTCTTCATGCCATTTCCAAATCGTGGATGGTGGAACGAATGAACAGCCAGCTGGTGGTTACGGAACTCACCAGCGAGGAGCCTGACAAGTGGTTGAAGAATTCGTTGAGCCTCAAAGAAAAATCATGGAAAGGTCATGGACTATTTTAGGCGTGTGTGGCCTGCGAAAAAGGCCGGGAGtgaagggtggtggggagacTGGGAGAGCTGGGGTCTTTAGATTGGATAGAATCGGCTTGCGACGGTACTTTCTTTTCTGGTTCTGCGGTACAAACTTACGGTCAGCAGTCATTCTGCAATGCGATTTATCAGTTAGATTGGAGTCCGATCTTGTCATTGGACTCACTTCAACCCTCTTTTACAAGCTCCTGGAAGGATTTTCTGCAGTTGGATCCCAGGCTGAATCAGGCAGGTGGAAATATCGTGGGATGGACGATGCCACCCCATCGCCCCGTAAGCTTCCGGAATGGGACCGGGAATGATGCTGTTGAGCGGGGGGCCAGAGCCTCGTTGGCAATAGATACATATCATGTCTCCTTAATTTTTTTATTTAAAAAAAAGCAGCTTTCCATTGTGAAACTCATCCTGTCTAAGTACCTTAGAGATCCAAGAATCTAAACATCATGCAGCTCCCCAAAGTCCTGACAGCAATCTTCTACTTCTTCCTCAAAGTCCAGGCCGTCCTCCTTCCCGTCCCTCACACGCTCTACCTCGCCAAATGGACAACCTCAGAACTCATCAACTATGGGTTCCCAGACCCATTCAACACATCCCACACCCGCCGAATCATGATCTCGCGCTACACCCCAGTTCGAAAACGAGACTGTCTTCAAACCTGCCGGCTTCCTTACATGCCTGAATTCATCGCCTCGGTAGAGGATGAGATCTTCCAGGCCGACATGGGCGCCACACCCTGGCCACGAGGCGTGCTTGCTTCGCTAGAGGTGGAGATGTGCTGCAAGGAGAGACGACGTGACCATCACGACAAACCACGcccgcttcttctcctcggtcCCGGCCTCAACACAACACGGTATTGGTACTCGGGCATGGGGCAGAGTCTCGCTGGGATGGGCTTTGAAGTCGTGGTGATGGACCACCCTTACGAGACGGACGTGGTGCAATACCCTGATGGCACCGTCATTTACGGGGGACGGGTTCCTGCGGATGCggaggctgtggaggagttgaggtttGCGTTGGAGGTTAGGGCGAAGGATGCGACTCTTGTTCTTGACTGGCTCAAGGTTCCTAAATCAGCCAAGGTTGGCTTTGTGGGGAGTTCGTTTGGTGgaccggctgctgctgtggcgaTGAGGCGGGATGGGAGGATTGCTGCGGGGGTTAATCTTGATGGGGGTATGTTTGGTGCTGGGGTTGCTGAGGGTGGGGCGGTGAGGCCGTTTTTGATTTTCGGGGCAGATGGGCATAATACTACAACTGATGAGACTTGGGGACGGTTTTGGGATGCTACTGCGGAGAGGAGGCCTGGGTTGTGGATGAAGGAGTTGAGTGTGGTTAATGCGACGCATAGGACGTTTTTGGACTTTTcgttggttggggaggttagtgaggagttgaggagggttgggttCGGAGGTGTGGTTAGTGGGGTTTGGgcgatggggatgatgacggaGTATTTGACCGATTTTTTTCGGTTTGCgttgatggggaagggggaggggttgct is a window from the Podospora pseudocomata strain CBS 415.72m chromosome 6, whole genome shotgun sequence genome containing:
- a CDS encoding hypothetical protein (EggNog:ENOG503PXM9), with the translated sequence MHIANFRVALLCGVTLANQDCTTTSQSPSYWNINDLVLKVYDWDKGGSMGTFGFTSFSSATNKTVECLAQDVDLANLGEDGSWSKCSDPGVEFRFDFEEMSLSLKETWTCEGSPGVTFSANATGLMMLHGCLDSDTDKGVESDCYVMEFDMASDVTTSAVI
- a CDS encoding hypothetical protein (COG:S; EggNog:ENOG503P6XS); the protein is MEGTGTLASLAIMATGFQRALASEWTGWTGTELQAYATSYLPYGCNPEVLTGTRSCETYVPRPFTVKHTNIPTGVIPAFSTATTNIYWGIVMSTIILPADAIPRSELEDWYKLPSPSIRSQFTTDLWIVDHILTAPASCPTPFEFTTSTSLQPWAGWFPSEFLTEYMLPKATVLPVQTHSTKGYNPSLVREIHVKPTNLPPTRHGGPHARTYYDSVVSSLNTTYVQKCHRPGGPRPLTQEERCPYTYAGKCSKVEPWKVIIATVIPSVFLLGFVENFFWFGRLMMGRTALRLGTVCWILIFIFTIGFTIVEDARKPEDQSELREQWKAMPLKMKIKLWFHFGFRQRYPVDWLGERKPRRHGENIEMQRRGDTGGGNGGAGTGGRQVEDDTPLPVYSGPPSSVVGGTTAASSGPVLGNPNAVLASMGSGTVVISPMQTSFQTQSPVSPQRPYPNTGIAGDGFRAV
- a CDS encoding hypothetical protein (EggNog:ENOG503P2CV; COG:I), which produces MQLPKVLTAIFYFFLKVQAVLLPVPHTLYLAKWTTSELINYGFPDPFNTSHTRRIMISRYTPVRKRDCLQTCRLPYMPEFIASVEDEIFQADMGATPWPRGVLASLEVEMCCKERRRDHHDKPRPLLLLGPGLNTTRYWYSGMGQSLAGMGFEVVVMDHPYETDVVQYPDGTVIYGGRVPADAEAVEELRFALEVRAKDATLVLDWLKVPKSAKVGFVGSSFGGPAAAVAMRRDGRIAAGVNLDGGMFGAGVAEGGAVRPFLIFGADGHNTTTDETWGRFWDATAERRPGLWMKELSVVNATHRTFLDFSLVGEVSEELRRVGFGGVVSGVWAMGMMTEYLTDFFRFALMGKGEGLLAGESGRFPEVKFLRSQGTQPL